The genomic DNA GATTTGCCGAGATGTTCATGTCTTATTCACCGACTCAACAGCAGTTTCGCTTGAGTGGGTCTTCCGGGAAGCATTTTCCTGGACTCGTCAGCTGGACGCTATACTAATAATACTCGCCAGTCAGGAGATCCTCGCGTACTAAGCTCGGACAGCAGTTCTTATATAGTTTCCCAGCAGCCCGCCTGTGTCAAGATTGACCTCCCTTTTAGACGGACTTCCAACCTCCACTATGCCCGCTCCTATTCCCCCAGCTTCTCCTTGGGGTCCTCAAACTCTCCCACCCACCTGGACCCTTTCTGAATGGCAGCACACAACTAGACAAGACCCTCTCGTCAACCACGGGAAAGATGACCATTTGCCTGATAAAGTCGACATTGTCGTGATTGGCTCTGGTCTCGCTGGTACGAAATCATGTTCTTTCACTGTATTTATATGGCTGACCGCGGTCGCTTGTGGATCCGTTATGTAGGAGCCAAGACGGCACACTCGCTCTTGTCGTCCAGCCCAGAGGATTCTCGCCCTTCACTAGTCATTCTGGAAGCTCGCGAGACTTGCTCGGGGGCGTCAGGTCGCAATGCCGGCCATTGTCGGCCAGATGCTTTCCGAGGATTTACAGCTTTCTCAAAGATCCACGGCAAGGATGAGGCAGCAGGCGTGTTGGTGAGCGAGAGCATCACTTTAGACAGGTAAGGGTTTCACCTTTGAAATTTCTGCGAGACTGCATGCGAGCTCATCGGTTTTACCAGGGTGAAGGACTTCGTCAAAGAACACGATGTTGACTGCGAGTTTACCGAGCGGATGACATTGGATGTGGTTCTCAATGAAGAGTTCAAGGACTATTGTCAGACTGCAATGCGCGAAGCGAAGGAACATGGCCTTGACGTTTCTCATATTAAATATTTTGAGGGCGAGGATGCCAAGAAGGTAGGTCATTTATGGATGATAAATGAGGCCCCTCTCTCAACAACACTAATGTTGATTGCATGTGCTTCTCATTCTAGCTCACTCGTTCCCCTCGGGCTATAGCAGCCTATCAATGGCCCGCGGCCTCCCTCAACCCATCCAAGCTCTGTTACGCCGTCCACAGAGTCAATCTGTCACTTGGGGCCAAGTTATTCACTTGGACGCCTGTCACGAATGTGACTGAAGCCAGTTCCTCTGGTGAAGATGGGGCATACAAGTGGAAGGTTGAGACATCCAGAGGAAGTATAGCAACCAAGAAGGTAGTGTACGCGACAAATGGGTATACAAGCCTTATTCTCCCCGAAATGGATGGGCTCATCATTTCTCATAAAGGTTAGTACATACCATTCTGTTTCAGGGATTGACAAAACTGACGATCAACCATCAGCGCAAGCAATCAAACTTACTCCACCTCCATTGGGGATGGATGCATTCCCGAGGATAAAAGACACAATGTCACTTCGCTACCTTGACCGCTTCTACTCTGTGTAAGCCAGCAGTCTTTCTCACTAATTACTGAAGTCACTCATAAGCGATGGCCAGGATGCAACGACCCGACAACTCTATCGTCCTAGCTGCACCTCGCAAGTGGCCATCTCAAGATCCATCAACTTTTGCTTCACTCTTTGGGACATATGACGATTCGCAACCACTCCCCGAGCGCACCGCGAACGCTTACTCCGAATTTGCCAAGACGCTTCCTGGTGGTGGCTACCGGgtagagaaggatgaaCGGGGAGTAATCAAGGAAGGGCATGGTGGATTGGATTACTCATGGTCTGGTATACTTGGCGTTACGCCGGATAACGTTCCTTTCTTGGGTGCGATGCCAGGCAAGGAGGGCCAATACATTATTGCTGGTTTCAACGGACATGGTATGGCACGTATCTTCCATTTGGCGCCTTGCTTGGCCAAAGTGATCAAGGGCGAAGAGTGGGATGAAACGGTGCCTAGGTGTTTTGAGGTAACGCAGGAGAGGTTGGAGAAATTGAAAAGGGATGCTGGCAAATCCAATATAAGCGTAGTTAGTGAACtagaagagaaggcaaagggTATAAAGATCTGAAGATAGTGTTAGTATGTTGATGGTAACCATCTGAGAAGTCCGTGATATGATATGCTATGTTACAATGTCTGCGAACAGTTCGGGTCCGACGGAAGAGGTGAAGTTGAGAATGCTATCGAAGGCCTTGTTTGGTGAGGACGAAAAGATACCAGTCACATTGAAATGGCGTAGTCGACAGACATGCTGGTCATAACTGTTGAACGCTTGCGGCAAAGTGGGATTGTGTCCTTCGAGTATTATCATCCACCATAAAAATTTACGCCTTTTATGTTGCGTCGACCAATAGCGTGAAGGCATAGTGTACAGGTACTGCAACCAAAAGTTCCAAAATCGtatccatctccaaatACATGCTTCGCCCGCACCCAAATCGACCCTCCTTCGGTTGACTTAAGCAGCGTGCTTGGCCTTTCGGATCTGGAGCTTGTGGTGGTAGAACTAGAAGCGAATATTAATATCAAACACGACAGAAGACATGAATAAGGGAAACTTACCTCCAACTCCTTACCCTCCAAAATGTAACCATCAGCTCGTCCGCTCTGGCCCGGCCTGGAAGAGATAACAGCGAGGAGTCGACCAGCCCTGAACTGCTGCTCAAGGAGGGGGTCGATCTTGGCAACCTTCTTGCGCTCCTCAAGGATTCGCTTGACGTGGTTGCTCTGCTTCTTGTCGGCCTCCTCAGTGACGGCAGACTTGGCACCTCGGGAAGCGGGCTGGGCGTACTGGAACAGAGTCAGATAGGAAGCAAAATAGTAAAGTGGGCGAAACTCACGTGAGACTCGTACCACTGTCGGAAGGGAGTAGCGTCGATGTCGACAACAGCACCCTTGACGAGGGTCTGGGTTCGGAGAAGCTCGTTGTTGGTAGCGTTGTATCGCTGATCACCACATCAGCCCCGTCTATATCATCCAACCCCTTTGCTCCTCGCATTCCCTCCAGTGTAGAGTATACTCACAACCTGGATCAACCTAGTCTTCCTGGTGACAGACTCGGAACCCCAAGCGAAGTTACCAGAGTCGAGTCGGAGAGCCCTGTACTTGACGTTACCGCCTCGGGTTCGGACCTCGTGGATACGCTTGGAAGAGTCAAGCTTGGTCATGGCGGGTTGACGACCGAGTTCGaactttctcttctttcggcTAAACGGCTCCATCAGTTTTTCGTCCAATGGTTGCGGAGTGAATAGAACACACTAGTGGGCACGACGAGCACCGGAGGCGGCGCGCTTGTGGCGCGAGTCACGAGTGATACCCATTCTGCAAGACCCAGTCAGCCATAACCTCCCATAACCCACTAATCCCATTCCCAGTCCACCAACAGCAAAACCACCACAGCCATAACGACCACCCAGATTATCCCTGCCACAATCCTCCtatcccatccttcccatGCTGTGTGGTGGTTGCggttgctgttgctggaCTGGTGTATGCAGTACACTCACTTGAATAATTTGATGGATGAAAAGAGTTAAAGTTGACGATTTCACAGATTTCCTAGAGCTCCCAGCCAGCCTGCGAGCTACCCTTTCGGTGAAAAGCGGAGAATGCAACTAAAACTCCATGTGGCAGATATTCGCGAGCCGCGTCGGCTGTTTTTCAGTGGCGTTCGGCATTTCCTTATCACCGACAATTTCGCACACGGCACATCTATCGGGAACTGGGTGTCCCAAGCCGGGGTGTCCATAACCGTGCTCGTTCATACGCTGCAACGTATCATGCACTTTCGCGCCCAACACCGGCAATAGAACACCATCGGCATGTATACAGCAACGAAAAAGCTATGATTGCTTCAAAATTATAATGCAGCCTTCCCCTTCGACTTGTGTTTCAAACTTCGATAGATacacctttttctttccgcATCATTCGTTTGACGCCTTGTTGTTCTTCGTTCGTTACCATCTCCTCTATCTATCGATCAGATCATTTGCTGGCTTAGCAGCGCCAATGATGAAAGTCTCTAGTATTTCCTTTTCTCACCCAGATGACCTTTTAGACATCAATCCAAATCGATAAAGACACCAAGAACGTAACATCCCGAATTTTATTGTTCGCACTCAACTATTATTATTCGGATAACTTCGAAGCCTGAGTGAGGGCATGTCCAACGTCGAATTGATGgggaaatgatgatgagggaTAAAGGAACTTCGTTCACACCAATATCGATTCTTGTAAAAGCATCAACAGTAGTACAGCCATCAGGCATGTTTCGGAGGCGCAAATCATGCATCAACTCGCTCTAGTATCGCTCGACTGTCTCAGATTGTTAAGTCATTCCATCCCCTCGGCCACATATCGATGATCACGACATCTATGCATTGAATGGTTTTTAACTTAGGATAAATGAAGGTCCCGAGCCTCAATGCAACAATGGATGAGGGATCTAATCCATAGTCAGACATCGAACAGGTCTCCCCACCTTCCCACTTCCCCCGCTGCGCTCTTTATCCAAGTTTCATCCCACCAACTTCTCACAAATCCGTACCTGTCCACATACATCCCTGCGACCTCTCCAaacaccttcttcattttcgcCACGTACTGCCTTGCGGATTTGATCAATTCCTCAACTTTTCTTTTGTctgaggatgacgatgggTCTTGGAGACAGGGGAGTAAAGAGTCGAGCAGGGCACCAAAAGCGAGAATGTATGATTGAGCAATTTTCCAgtccacttcttcttgaccatcttttcctgaTACTTGAAGCTGTGACCCATCCCTCAGTACAGGTAGCGTTGTTTTTGCTTTATTCCCTTTCAacatctctctctcccaaaCCAAAATCTCCAATACGATGGCCATAGGGATCAAGAAACACATTGGAGCGAGTACACAGGTAACGGGAGGTGGTGGAACGGGTTTGGGCACACGAGTGTCGGGTATCAGAGCTTGAATTGCGGTGAGGAGCTTAACCATTTTCTTGTCTCCTGGTTTACCGAGCTTTAGCCCATCAGCAGTCCCGACAAGTGAAGCTGACCGCTCTGGCTTCTGAAGGTCTGCTATCTTCGTCTTTGCCGCTCGACGAACTTCTTCGAGGGTTGGATCTGAGGCAGTCCTCCCATGTCTGGTTCTGGTTCCATTGTTCTGAGTATATTCAAATGATGCGATGCGTCTGAGTCCTACGTTGGGACGAAATAAACCGTGATCCACACACCCTGTGTGAAAGTTTCTCACTTGCGCCA from Cryptococcus neoformans var. neoformans JEC21 chromosome 7 sequence includes the following:
- a CDS encoding 40S ribosomal protein S8, putative, whose amino-acid sequence is MGITRDSRHKRAASGARRAHYRKKRKFELGRQPAMTKLDSSKRIHEVRTRGGNVKYRALRLDSGNFAWGSESVTRKTRLIQVRYNATNNELLRTQTLVKGAVVDIDATPFRQWYESHYAQPASRGAKSAVTEEADKKQSNHVKRILEERKKVAKIDPLLEQQFRAGRLLAVISSRPGQSGRADGYILEGKELEFYHHKLQIRKAKHAA